The sequence GTATTGGTATTTTCCTGCGCTTTTGCATTGAAAATTCCAAAAAGAGCAATGATACTTATGATAATTTTTCTCATTTTAAATCACAATTAAATTTTACAATTACTCTTCTTTTAATTACATCCGCAACCTCCGCCCACTTTTCCAGCATTAGCGCCTGAGGAACCTTCTCTGTAAGACTGAAAGCTCAGCTCGGTTTTTTCTATAGTTCTGTTTCCAAGAACCATTTCAGCATCATTTAATTTGTTTTTTTCGTATTCTTTTACGGTTGTACAGGATTGTACAGAAGCGATGGTTACTAAAAAGCAAATTGCTGTTGTTATTTTTATGAAATTTTTCATTTGAATTAAATTTGTTTTTAAAATTTAAAATCCAAGATTGGATTCATTTTAAATTAATGTTTTGAGATGAATATATTTTGTCCTGATCATCGATGATGATGCATTCCAGGTGATTGATCTGATTCACCATATTGAGGGCAGAATCAATTCCCATAATGCTTACGGGGGTTGCCATAGCATCGGCAATTTCAGCGTTTGGACAAAAAATAGTTACACTTTTCACACCCGAAACTGGCATTCCTGTTTTTGGGTTGATGGTATGAGAATATTTTTTACCGTTGATGACCACAAACTTTTCATAATTTCCTGAGGTAGCGATCGCCATATCGGTGATGTTCATATATGAGAACGGCTGTTTTGCATTTTCGGGATCGGCAATTCCAATGGTCCAGGGTTTTCCGTCTGCCTGATTTCCCCAGGTCGTCAAATCGCCGGAAGCATTTACAATTCCCGAAGCAACACCTCTTTTCTGAAGAAGTCTTTTTGCCATTTCCGCTGCATATCCTTTTCCGATTCCTCCGAAACCGATTCTCATTCCTTTTTCTTTCAGAAATACAGTTTGGTTATCACGATTCAGGATAATGTTTTGGTAATTGACTAACTTCAAATGATCTTTGATTAATTCGGGATCAGGAAGCTGCTTCATCTCCCGGTCGAAATTCCAGAAACTTTTATCGATTCCGCCGTAGGATATATCAAAATAACCATCGGTAATATGGCTGATTCTCAGACTTCTTTCAATCAGTTCAAAAACTTCGCAATCAACTTTTACAGGTTGTATTCCTGCATTTTGATTGATAAGGTTGGTCTGGCTTTCTTCACTGAAGGTGGTCAGTAGCTTTTCGATTCTCCGGATTTCTTCTATGGCAGCGTCAATGTGCTGTTGTGCCGTCTTTTCATCATCATTAACAACGGTAATTTCAAAAGCATTGCCCATTAATTTTTGAGGTCTTTTGAATTCTCTAAACATCATTGTCTACTGTTTTTGATTTTCTTTTATTTCCCGGATCTCTTTACTGAAAGCCAAAGCGTTTTCAGAAGGTAGACCTTCCCAGCTTTTCAGTACCTTTCCTTCAGAATTTAATAAAAGGGTGTAAGGAAAGAGCCCTTTTTGATTATACTGATCTGCAAGCGAAGCGTTCTCTTTTTTAATTCGGGAGAAAGCTGGTTTTTCTTGTTTCTCGGAAAATCTGCGTTAATGTAGATAATCACATTTTCTGTTTCCAGTTTTTTAAAATCTTCAGTTTCAATAATATTTTTATGAAGTTTGATGCACGGAATGCACCAGTCTGAACCCGAAAAATTGAGTAAAATAAGCTCCTTTTTATCAGTCGCTGTTTTTTTGCATCCTCAAAACGATTTTGAGCCTTAGCTGAGAAAGAAAGCATAACCATTGTTAGGCTTAGAAATAATGTTCTCATTATTTAAAATTTTATAATGATTTTATGTATTGATATG comes from Chryseobacterium sp. 3008163 and encodes:
- a CDS encoding DUF4266 domain-containing protein, which codes for MKNFIKITTAICFLVTIASVQSCTTVKEYEKNKLNDAEMVLGNRTIEKTELSFQSYREGSSGANAGKVGGGCGCN
- a CDS encoding FAD:protein FMN transferase produces the protein MFREFKRPQKLMGNAFEITVVNDDEKTAQQHIDAAIEEIRRIEKLLTTFSEESQTNLINQNAGIQPVKVDCEVFELIERSLRISHITDGYFDISYGGIDKSFWNFDREMKQLPDPELIKDHLKLVNYQNIILNRDNQTVFLKEKGMRIGFGGIGKGYAAEMAKRLLQKRGVASGIVNASGDLTTWGNQADGKPWTIGIADPENAKQPFSYMNITDMAIATSGNYEKFVVINGKKYSHTINPKTGMPVSGVKSVTIFCPNAEIADAMATPVSIMGIDSALNMVNQINHLECIIIDDQDKIYSSQNINLK